One Brassica napus cultivar Da-Ae chromosome C4, Da-Ae, whole genome shotgun sequence genomic region harbors:
- the LOC106391202 gene encoding ribonuclease H2 subunit A encodes MESTPEWASQPCIMGIDEAGRGPVLGPMVYGCLYCPLSYQSSLASLHFADSKTLKEDKREELYENLKLDKSLGWAVDVIGPRELSAKMLAINKINLNEISHNSAMGLIKQVLDMGVLLTEVYLDTVGDPEKYRVKLSERFSSIKFVVSKKADSLYPVVSGASIVAKVTRDRALREWLVEETGENINRNFGSGYPGDPETKAWLTQHKHSVFGFPSLVRFSWGTCTTHLKSEVEVTWESDEAEESGNGNSSTKRQSKLSKFGFTTCESRSEEIESSGKGRCKFFQARKIQQISQF; translated from the exons ATGGAATCGACGCCAGAGTGGGCCTCTCAACCTTGCATCATGGGCATCGACGAAGCCGGGAGGGGTCCTGTCTTAG GACCAATGGTGTATGGATGCTTGTACTGCCCCCTCTCCTACCAGTCTTCTCTCGCCTCTCTCCATTTCGCAG ATTCAAAGACTCTAAAGGAAGATAAAAGAGAAGAACTATATGAGAATTTAAAGCTTGACAAGTCGCTTGGATGGGCTGTTGATGTCATTGGTCCACGGGAGCTCTCTGCTAAGATGCTCGCAAT AAACAAGATCAATTTAAATGAGATCTCACATAACTCCGCTATGGGGCTTATCAAACAGGTTCTAGACATGGGAGTACTTCTTACAGAG GTTTATCTTGATACTGTGGGAGATCCAGAGAAGTACAGAGTCAAATTGTCTGAGAGGTTTTCTTCCATCAAGTTTGTCGTTTCAAAGAAAGCAGACAGTCTTTATCCTGTTGTTAGTGGGGCAAGTATTGTGGCTAAG GTGACAAGAGACAGAGCCTTGAGAGAATGGTTGGTAGAAGAAACCGGAGAAAACATTAACAGAAACTTCGGTTCTGGATATCCTGGAG ATCCTGAGACAAAGGCATGGTTGACCCAACACAAACATTCTGTGTTTGGATTCCCTTCATTGGTTCGTTTCAGCTGGGGAACTTGCACTACGCATTTAAAAAGCGAGGTTGAAGTTACATG GGAATCAGATGAAGCTGAAGAGAGTGGTAATGGAAATAGCAGTACCAAGAGACAGTCGAAACTAAGCAAATTCGGGTTCACAACATGCGAGAGCAGAAGCGAAGAAATCGAGTCAAGTGGAAAAGGGCGTTGCAAGTTTTTCCAGGCTCGCAAAATCCAACAGATTTCTCAGTTTTAG